AGGGTATGATTTCAACCATTGCCATTGAGGTTtgcattttgtttcctatttatATGCACAAGGTTTGTAAATGGTTGTTCACTTATTCGTCAAAAATGTTGTCCTTTTACAGCATACTATAGCGATATTTGTGTTGGTTCAATTGCATGCCGCCTTGAGAAAAAGGAAGGAGGGGCTATTCGTGTTTACATTATGACACTGGGTGTTTTGGCTCCATACCGTGGACTAGGAATTGGTGAGTCTATGATTTATTTTTGACTTATCGTAGCTGCTTTTTGAATAGAGGTGTGCTCCAGTGGTACCGATGCCCCTGTAAGCTTACTGTGGTACCAGGCAgatgttgggcccacttgatgtattcaagCAATCAAATCTGCCCATCTGATGCGTGAGCTAAGTCTACCCGCAGGTAtacaaaatcagcctgatccaacactcaggtggggcACATAGCAGGGAACAAGATGAGaaggaatgcccaccattgattttcatctgGCCCGTCTGAGTTTTAAAACGGTCTAATTTTGGGcttgacccttcatccaggcaagatgaagggtctgaatggcctggattgcaGATGAACTACACGGAGGGCCTGTTGTTCAACTCAATGGTAAACATCCACTctcacattgtttcatgtggactgggctgatttttgggtggaggagGTAACTTGAGGTCACACATCTGATGAACAGGTAGgatgtcatgaatacatcacgTTGGCTCCACTTCTTCCATTAACACTGGAGTGTGCCCCTTCTCAATAATATACCTTATTCTAGATCCCTTCTCCTAGACCTTAATATTGCAGGCAGCATCTAGTATATGACATTGTCTTATTGAGATTCCAATATATTCAAGTACCCCGACGCCCCTCATAATGTGGGCAGAACATAGCGTTGGCTCCACTTCTTCCATTAACACTGGAGCGTGCCCCTTCTCAATAACATACCTTATTCTAGATCCCTTCTCCTAGACCCTAATATTGCAGGCAGCATTTAGTATACGACATTGTCTTATGAGATTCCAATATATTCAAgtaaccaccccccccccccccccccaatcatGCTTGCTCTTTTCTTCCTGCTACTGTCTTTAATGATAGAGTCAAAGCACTGTTTTTCTTGTTGGCAATGCATAGAAGCTTAAGAGCGACTGATTCTACTACGTAAACTTGGAGCAGAATCTGAAACTGCATGGAAGATCTAAGATATTGAGTTTAACAATGCGATTTTCTTCCGAAGATTCCCAGTATTTGTATTTCCTTAGTTTATGATGTCAACACGGCATGATAATACTGATACGAGCTGCTGCTGGGAATGTTTCCATTGAGTCCTGTTGCATTAGGTTTTGTTATCTTTGAACTAGTAGCAATTTTAGAATATTTCTATGATAAGATGCATGAAAGGGATGCCATTGAAGAACTCTCACAATAGAATGAAATTTTACTGTTTTGTTACATCTTGCATACTAAGATGTTACAAATGAGGTGCCTGTATCTAATATCCTGGATTTGGAAAATGGAAAGTTGTATCTCTTTTCCCCGTATCCATGTCCTGGATCATAGCTTTCTCCTGGGCCTATGTCTTGTTTTGGATGACAATGATTAGAAACAGGGTTGCTAAATTTTACCTTTTCTCACAATATGAGTAAACAAAAGATGTAACTCAGAAAAGAGACTTGTTCTAACCTTTTCTTTGGATATGAACTTTCTATGCAAATCCCTATTAACCATCCCTGAACCAGATATctacttttttcttttgaaatgatGATAATTTATTGAAAACCTTCTAACCTTCTCCCAAGTAGCATCCCCAGAAATTTCTCAACAAAGCATGGTGTAGATAAGAGAGGATTAGCCAATTACCTTTCAGCCATCCGTTTTTTTCTGTACATTGTGGTCCAATTGTGGAGTGGAGCGTCCTCCTGATTCTTCAGCCAGGACATCTATACAGTGGGAAGGACATGGTTGATTTTTCAACTTGAGCTACATTGGCACTTACAATTAGTGGTGGCAATGGGTCGGGTTCAGGATCAGTGCAAGCCGTTTACTTAATGGGCCAAGAAATGCTGCCTGAACTTTACCCATGACCCATCACCCTGTGGCCCAACCCAaaccacttaaaattcatcaagcccaagGCCGACCCAAGCCTACCTATTTACTTGTAATTGAGTTGGGCTAGACTGATTCAACCCAATCCGGCATGAGTCACATGACTGCACTcaggtttaagaatggaatatgaATTAACTTATGCCCAGCACTGGCTAATTAGTGGATCCATACACGTACATCATGcgtaaatgtaaatgcaaatcATCTTTTAATCTGTTTTGGTTCTGGGCCGTGTCGTGTTGGGTCATCTGGTCCAGCCCATTGATAAGCTATCTGGGCAGGTCAGGTTTTTCAACCCAAGCCCTAATCCATTTTAATTAAACAGGCCACATTTTCTAACCTAAGCTTTACCCACCACCCATTTAGCTTGGCTGCCCAAACCCACCTCAGAAGTGGGGTCTTGCCCCATGGGccgacccaacccgacccgacccattgccaccctactTGCAATGGCATGTATAGATGCTGGCTTTCGACATGTGGGGAATTGACAAGCTTCGCTCACTAAACACAGTAAATGCTTCTAAGCTTTTCTCATGTCAAGCTTTAGGTGTTGTTTATTTAAACAAACTCAAAGGTTTAATGTGGCCTTCATTATGCTAATGGTTAAGAGATGGTCTCATAAATCTGCCATTGTTGGATGTACTAACCAATGCATCTTATTTTTGTGGTGATTTATCAACATTTCCTATGAATGTATTAATTCTATATGATCAGGTAGCAACAACAGCCTTAGAAAAAGTTCCCGTCTCTTACTGGCTGAAAACAAttgcttggttttttttttacagGTACGAAGCTGTTGAATCATGTTTTGGATCTGTGCTCGAAGCAAAACATCTCAGAGATTTACTTGCATGTGCAAACCAACAACGAAGATGCCATTACCTTCTATAAGAAATTCGGCTTTGAAATTACAGAAACCATTCAAAACTATTACACAAACATCACTCCACCTGACTGCTATGTTCTTACCAAGTTCATTGCTCCAGCTCAACTGAAGAAATGATCCGGTGACGCCCATTTTCTGCAGAAACCCATATTGGTGGATGGCTTGAATCAAAGATTCATACGCATCGGTTAAATTCACAGAAGAGGTTTGGAGGTCTAGGTTTTTAAAGGCTGCGCTCGATATGCTAAAATATGAATGTTTTTGGTTCAAATATGTTGTTAATCATTAATTGTCATGGTGTCTTTGCACTACATGTGCCTCAGTTCAGACCTCTTTGCTAGCTTTGCAGATGAAATCTCTACTAGTTTAtggggatatgaagaggtctggATTGAACATTCAAGCTTTATTAGGTCAAAATTTTTATTGAATTTAATAGAAAGAGTAAAGATGCTTTCAAGTGGGATTGATTTTTCTCGTTTTTCTACAGCTGTGGTTTTTGCTAAGCCTGCCTCTGGACGAATGTGCCCAGAACCTGGAACTCATGGCATGTCCAAGCTGTGTATGAGGTTGTCCCTGCTCTGTGGATGCTTCTGGCTAAAAACATGGCAGTATACACGTCATTTGGTCCACGGAATATGCAAATTTCCTGCAACCTGTTACAGGGAGCCTGTGTAACAAAAAGCTGTGGGGACAACTGGGATGCATCCGCTGTTTCCAGCTGATgcaccagctcatgttaggatgggTTCCCACAACCCAGGAAGATGTGAAAcaaaagtgggtcacaccacaggaaacagtgcagCAGACGGAACACCCAGCAATGACCATCCTGGAACCCAatagtgtttttttatttttcttgttttttattcttttgtaattttaattttaaaatcaggagtatgtgttttcccttcatcctggtggtaataaccttatgATTGCGGGCAGATGGTatataaatattttggtgggctgcaggaaggtttcaatggtgggcgttccacCCTTgctgttcctgtggtgtgacccacttcagtcttgtatttgcctcatttttgggtttaatcctaacatgagctggagaaactgatggacggtcccCCCCTGTAACTGGTTATGTAGTGCATTCGTTCATACGTGCATTGAATGTCAACCTTTGTGGTCTCTTTTAAactgcctcttttttttctttttctttttttttctttttttttttgaattttgagtTCACATGAGGCTAGGCTCAGATGTCCCACAGAAGTTTTTGCCAAGCGTGGATGCATTTGGAGAGTTGTGGGCTGAACAAAACTCATTTTCAGTATTGTAGCATTGTATTCTAAccgccttttcttttctttcttttggtgaTAAAGCTGAGTTTGATTAGGTGCGTCCAATGCTCAGACTGGAAGCCACCACTGCTGTTTATGGCAGGCTTCAGTACAGGTGGATCCTACCTTTCAGCGACCCCGATCGGTCATCCAGCGGGTGAGATTTCTTTTGGCCATTTGCCTGAGTGGGAATCTGAGCAGGCCTCCATTTTGCCATACGCCTGTTTGCCCCTGTGCATCATTGCTCGTGTCTTATATTCTGTTTTACGGATGTGAACACCCCTCTTGGCCGTAATTGAAGTGTTGCCTCCTGATTTGAGATTTTatggagcctttttttttttttcttggttgccGAAATAAAAGAGCGGCAGGATTCCTTTCTACTTTGAGGTTTGCTGGAATACGTCAGATGTATTGCTAGATACATTGGGACTTAGgtttttggatctccctcatctttcaattatccaaaccgtttatatgggcAGGCCTCACCTTCAATGGTGAATGGTAACAGATAAAAAGTCTCAAACCTTGCGCTCCCAATGAACCATGTGCCTGTTGAAGAATGCACTGGCGACTCAAAAGG
This region of Magnolia sinica isolate HGM2019 chromosome 1, MsV1, whole genome shotgun sequence genomic DNA includes:
- the LOC131255650 gene encoding uncharacterized protein LOC131255650 gives rise to the protein MGGGREVVTSLDGVRDKNVMQLKKLNTALFPVRYNDKYYADALSSGEFTKLAYYSDICVGSIACRLEKKEGGAIRVYIMTLGVLAPYRGLGIGTKLLNHVLDLCSKQNISEIYLHVQTNNEDAITFYKKFGFEITETIQNYYTNITPPDCYVLTKFIAPAQLKK